One Pararhodobacter sp. DNA window includes the following coding sequences:
- a CDS encoding DedA family protein, whose protein sequence is MISALVASYGYFAVFIGTLLEGETILIAAGYAAHRGLLDWPLVVVVAMAGGTLGDQLAFLLGRWRGEALFARFPALAQHRERVFRLLARYDVLFILSLRFMYGLRIAGPAILGSSPMSMGRFAFFNVMGAALWAVIIAGAGWFFGAALEAVLTDIKKIEEALLLAILVAGVGIWLWHRRRATAKVDRAD, encoded by the coding sequence ATGATCAGCGCACTGGTTGCGTCCTATGGCTATTTCGCGGTTTTCATCGGCACGCTGCTCGAAGGCGAAACGATCCTGATTGCCGCGGGATACGCGGCCCACCGCGGTCTGCTCGACTGGCCGCTGGTGGTGGTCGTGGCAATGGCCGGCGGCACCCTCGGCGACCAGCTCGCATTCTTGCTGGGGCGCTGGCGCGGCGAGGCCTTGTTTGCCCGCTTTCCCGCCCTCGCGCAGCACAGGGAAAGGGTGTTCCGCCTGCTGGCGCGCTACGACGTGCTGTTCATCCTCTCGCTGCGTTTCATGTACGGGCTGCGCATTGCCGGCCCGGCGATCCTCGGATCGAGCCCCATGTCCATGGGCCGTTTTGCGTTCTTCAATGTGATGGGCGCCGCGCTGTGGGCGGTGATCATCGCCGGCGCCGGCTGGTTCTTTGGCGCAGCCCTGGAAGCCGTCCTCACCGACATCAAGAAAATCGAGGAGGCCTTGCTGCTTGCAATCCTGGTCGCCGGAGTCGGTATCTGGCTATGGCATCGGCGCCGCGCGACAGCAAAGGTTGACCGTGCGGACTGA
- a CDS encoding MFS transporter, whose amino-acid sequence MLMDISSEMIHSLLPLFMFTTLGASAFTIGLIEGLAESTALIVKVFSGALSDFLGKRKGLAVFGYALGALSKPLFAVAPVLGVVVTARLLDRVGKGIRGAPRDAMVADMTPPHLRGAAFGLRQSLDTAGAFLGPLLAVGLMLLWANDFRAVFWVASIPALIAVALLAFGLREPDRPRAEKRQNPISRENLRRLSTSYWWVVGVGAVFTLARFSEAFLVLLAQQRGVPIALVPLVMVAMNLIYALSAYPFGKLSDRMSHRSLLALGLGVLIVADLVLASAGHWSTVLAGVALWGLHMGITQGLLATMVADTAPADLRGTAYGFFNLMSGIVMLLASVVAGLLWDRLGASSTFYAGAVFCLLALLVLALQPAKQPGRT is encoded by the coding sequence ATGCTGATGGATATATCGTCGGAGATGATCCACAGCCTGCTGCCGCTGTTCATGTTCACGACGCTGGGCGCCAGTGCCTTCACGATCGGCTTGATCGAAGGGCTGGCCGAATCCACCGCCTTGATCGTCAAGGTCTTTTCGGGCGCGCTGAGCGATTTTCTGGGCAAGCGCAAGGGGCTGGCGGTGTTCGGTTACGCGCTCGGTGCGCTCAGCAAGCCGCTGTTTGCCGTTGCCCCCGTCCTCGGCGTTGTGGTGACGGCACGGCTGCTTGATCGGGTTGGCAAAGGCATCCGTGGCGCGCCGCGCGATGCGATGGTTGCTGACATGACACCTCCGCACTTGCGCGGCGCCGCCTTCGGACTGCGCCAGTCACTGGATACGGCGGGCGCTTTCCTCGGCCCCTTGCTGGCAGTGGGCTTGATGCTGCTGTGGGCCAATGACTTTCGCGCCGTGTTCTGGGTCGCGTCGATTCCGGCCCTGATTGCGGTCGCCCTGCTCGCCTTTGGCTTGCGCGAGCCAGACCGGCCACGGGCTGAAAAACGCCAGAACCCCATCTCTCGCGAAAACCTGCGCCGCCTTAGCACGTCGTACTGGTGGGTGGTTGGCGTGGGAGCGGTGTTTACGCTGGCGAGGTTCAGTGAGGCCTTCCTGGTTCTGCTCGCACAGCAAAGGGGCGTGCCGATCGCCCTGGTGCCGCTCGTCATGGTGGCGATGAACCTGATCTACGCGCTTTCGGCCTATCCCTTCGGCAAGCTCTCGGACCGCATGAGTCACCGCAGTTTGCTGGCCCTCGGGCTGGGCGTGCTCATCGTGGCCGATCTCGTGCTCGCCAGCGCCGGTCACTGGAGCACTGTGCTGGCCGGGGTTGCGCTCTGGGGCTTGCACATGGGCATCACCCAGGGGCTGCTGGCGACCATGGTGGCCGATACCGCGCCTGCCGATCTGCGCGGCACGGCCTATGGCTTTTTCAATCTCATGAGCGGCATCGTCATGCTGCTGGCGAGTGTGGTCGCCGGCCTGTTGTGGGACCGGCTCGGGGCGTCATCCACCTTCTACGCCGGGGCGGTGTTCTGCCTGCTTGCGCTCCTTGTCCTGGCTTTGCAACCCGCCAAACAGCCCGGGAGGACTTAG
- a CDS encoding DUF6969 family protein: MVSWSQSQLIHVCDDLQLAGARDSSQSRLEYQPSLPRHGRGEFSSEAPGPSSRNTLIKGGLNVIGEILRGQDAFVEMAHYPADEVFDDGAAGQPRRRAA; this comes from the coding sequence GTGGTTTCGTGGTCACAGTCTCAGCTCATTCACGTTTGTGACGATCTTCAGCTTGCAGGTGCTCGAGATAGTTCGCAATCAAGGCTTGAGTATCAGCCAAGTCTGCCGCGACATGGACGTGGGGAATTCAGCAGTGAGGCGCCTGGCCCCAGCAGCCGGAACACGCTCATCAAGGGCGGGCTGAACGTGATCGGGGAGATCCTGCGCGGCCAGGACGCCTTCGTCGAAATGGCGCACTATCCGGCGGATGAGGTGTTCGATGACGGCGCTGCAGGCCAGCCTCGGCGGCGTGCGGCTTGA
- a CDS encoding sigma-70 family RNA polymerase sigma factor: MTNASAQAASPPWDDASITAIRRDMLRFARMQLRDSGAAEDMVQEALMAAMTSVKGFAGRSAFKTWMFAILRNKIVDHIRASSREISGGDLAGRVSDDDELADFDVLFSRRGLWNPDDRPVTWANPEAAFEQDAFWAVFDICMNNLPEHIARVYTTRELLELETAEICAELGITSNNCFVILHRARLGLRECLENRWFQGEGR, from the coding sequence ATGACCAACGCCAGCGCACAGGCCGCGAGCCCGCCGTGGGACGACGCCTCGATCACCGCGATCCGGCGCGACATGCTGCGCTTTGCCCGCATGCAGTTGCGCGACAGTGGCGCGGCCGAAGACATGGTGCAGGAAGCGCTGATGGCGGCGATGACGAGCGTGAAGGGCTTCGCCGGTCGGTCTGCCTTCAAGACCTGGATGTTCGCGATCCTGCGCAACAAGATCGTCGATCATATCCGCGCCTCGTCGCGCGAGATCAGCGGCGGGGACCTTGCCGGACGCGTGAGCGACGACGACGAGCTGGCGGATTTTGACGTGCTGTTCAGCCGACGCGGCCTATGGAACCCCGACGATCGCCCGGTGACCTGGGCGAACCCGGAAGCCGCCTTCGAGCAGGACGCCTTCTGGGCGGTGTTCGACATCTGCATGAACAACCTGCCCGAGCACATCGCCCGCGTTTACACGACGCGTGAGCTTCTGGAGCTCGAAACCGCCGAGATCTGTGCGGAGCTGGGCATCACCAGCAACAACTGTTTCGTGATCCTGCACCGAGCGCGGCTCGGGCTGCGGGAGTGTCTGGAGAATCGCTGGTTCCAGGGAGAGGGCCGATGA
- a CDS encoding zf-HC2 domain-containing protein: MKMMNCKDATKLMSERYERALNLRERLTLKVHTAMCKGCSNYGQHLDVLRQATARLREGNTGGERSLDCP, from the coding sequence ATGAAGATGATGAACTGCAAGGACGCGACCAAGCTCATGTCCGAACGCTACGAGCGCGCGCTCAACCTGCGCGAACGACTGACCTTGAAGGTGCACACGGCGATGTGCAAGGGCTGCTCGAATTACGGCCAGCATCTGGACGTGTTGCGCCAGGCCACCGCGCGGCTGCGCGAGGGCAATACGGGCGGCGAACGTTCACTGGACTGCCCGTAA
- a CDS encoding efflux RND transporter permease subunit, producing the protein MLDRVIDWSAHNVFLVVLATLFLIGGGLYAVKMTPLDALPDLSDVQVIVYTDYPGQAPQVVEDQVTYPLTTSMLAVPRAKVVRGFSMFGASYVYVIFEDGTDIYWARSRVLEYLSSAAGRLPQGVAPQIGPDATGVGWVYQYAVVGKDMSLADTRSLQDWYVRYQLTKAHGVSEVASIGGFVREYQVTVDPLRLAGYGIALDQVTQAIRASNRDVGGRVMELAEKEYMVRGRGYLRSAADIGDIVLKADRGTPVRVSDVARVELVPAERRGIAELNGEGEVASGIVMARFGQNALDVIASVKDKIAEITPGLPAGVDIVPVYDRSELIERAIANLKWTLFEESLIVAAVCVIFLLHVRSALVAIITLPLGILIAFIAMRSLGLGSNIMSLGGIAIAIGAMVDAAVVMIENAHKHIEHLPAGATQKERGAAIVAACKEVGPPLFFSLLIITVSFLPVFALEGQEGRLFSPLAFTKTFAMAGAALLSVTLVPVLMLFFVRGRILPEARNPVNRLLIWLYRPIIRAVLRFKLVTLVLAVLAMAATIIPARQIGSEFMPALNEGTLFYMPAALPGMSVTEAGRLLATTNRIIKTFPEVELVYGKAGRANTATDPAPLEMFETIIKLKPQDQWRPDMTTDKLIAEMDAALKFPGLANSWTMPIKARIDMLSTGIRTPVGVKVFGKDLETLEKVAQSVEAAVRKVPGVSSAYAERVAGGYYVDIVPRREQLARYGLTTDTVQDVIATALGGETVTTTVEGLERYGVSVRYARGLRDDPQQLAADVFVPTTNGPIPLGQVADVRLTRGAPAIRTENALLAAYVYVDTRDADLGAFVKRAQQVVAAEVEFPQGYYATWSGQFENMERAKEKMKLVIPLTLALIFVLLYLNFRRLAETLIVMLSVPFALVGGVWLMWWLGYQMSVAVAVGFIALAGVAAETGVIMLIYLDQAWKAVRARRQAEGGEAGVGDLYEAIMHGAVERVRPKMMTVVAIMAGLLPIMWSTGTGSEVMSRIAAPMVGGMVSSTVLTLAVIPALYALVKQWELRRNARKAPAIALVTQL; encoded by the coding sequence GTGCTCGATCGCGTCATCGACTGGTCGGCGCACAACGTCTTCCTGGTGGTGCTGGCGACGCTGTTCCTGATCGGCGGCGGGCTCTATGCAGTCAAAATGACCCCGCTCGATGCCCTGCCCGACCTGTCCGACGTGCAGGTCATCGTGTACACCGATTACCCCGGCCAGGCACCGCAGGTGGTCGAAGATCAGGTCACCTATCCACTCACCACCTCGATGCTGGCGGTGCCGCGCGCGAAGGTGGTGCGCGGCTTCTCGATGTTCGGCGCGTCCTACGTGTACGTGATCTTCGAGGACGGCACCGACATCTACTGGGCGCGCTCGCGCGTGCTGGAATACCTCAGCTCGGCCGCTGGCCGCCTGCCGCAGGGCGTGGCGCCACAGATCGGACCGGACGCCACCGGCGTGGGCTGGGTCTATCAGTACGCGGTGGTGGGCAAGGACATGAGCCTGGCCGACACGCGCAGCCTGCAGGACTGGTACGTGCGCTACCAGCTCACCAAGGCGCACGGCGTGTCCGAGGTCGCGAGCATCGGCGGCTTCGTGCGCGAGTACCAGGTCACGGTCGATCCGCTGCGCCTGGCCGGCTACGGCATCGCGCTCGACCAGGTGACGCAGGCCATCCGCGCCTCCAACCGCGACGTCGGCGGCAGGGTGATGGAGCTCGCCGAGAAGGAATACATGGTGCGCGGGCGCGGCTACCTGCGCAGCGCGGCAGACATCGGCGACATCGTGCTCAAGGCCGATCGTGGCACACCGGTGCGCGTGTCCGACGTCGCCCGCGTCGAGCTGGTGCCTGCCGAGCGGCGTGGCATCGCCGAGCTCAACGGCGAGGGCGAAGTCGCCTCGGGCATCGTCATGGCGCGCTTTGGCCAGAACGCGCTAGACGTGATCGCCAGCGTCAAGGACAAGATCGCGGAGATCACCCCCGGCCTGCCCGCGGGCGTGGACATCGTGCCGGTCTATGACCGTTCCGAGCTCATCGAGCGTGCGATCGCCAACCTCAAGTGGACCCTGTTTGAGGAGAGCCTGATCGTCGCCGCCGTGTGCGTGATCTTCCTGCTCCACGTGCGCAGCGCACTGGTGGCGATCATCACCCTGCCGCTGGGCATCCTGATCGCCTTCATTGCCATGCGCAGCCTGGGCCTGGGCTCGAACATCATGAGTCTGGGCGGAATCGCGATCGCGATCGGAGCGATGGTCGATGCGGCAGTCGTGATGATCGAGAACGCGCATAAACACATCGAGCACCTGCCCGCAGGGGCCACGCAGAAGGAGCGCGGCGCCGCGATCGTGGCCGCCTGCAAGGAGGTCGGGCCGCCGCTGTTCTTCTCCTTGCTGATCATCACCGTCTCCTTCCTGCCGGTGTTCGCGCTCGAGGGTCAGGAGGGCCGGCTGTTCTCGCCGCTCGCCTTCACCAAGACCTTCGCCATGGCCGGCGCCGCGCTGTTGTCGGTCACCCTGGTGCCGGTGCTGATGCTGTTCTTCGTGCGCGGACGCATCCTGCCCGAGGCCAGGAACCCGGTGAACCGGCTGCTGATCTGGTTGTATCGGCCCATCATCCGCGCTGTGCTGCGCTTCAAGCTCGTCACCCTCGTGCTCGCCGTGCTCGCGATGGCCGCCACCATCATCCCCGCGCGCCAGATCGGCTCGGAATTCATGCCCGCCCTCAACGAAGGCACCCTGTTCTACATGCCGGCCGCCTTGCCGGGCATGTCGGTGACCGAAGCCGGGCGCCTGCTGGCGACCACCAACCGCATCATCAAGACCTTCCCCGAGGTCGAGTTGGTCTACGGCAAGGCGGGCCGCGCCAACACCGCTACCGACCCGGCGCCGCTGGAGATGTTCGAGACCATCATCAAGCTCAAGCCGCAAGACCAGTGGCGCCCCGACATGACCACCGACAAACTCATCGCCGAGATGGACGCCGCGCTCAAGTTTCCCGGCCTGGCCAACTCGTGGACCATGCCGATCAAGGCGCGCATCGACATGCTGTCAACCGGCATCCGCACACCGGTGGGAGTCAAGGTCTTCGGCAAGGATCTGGAGACGCTGGAAAAAGTGGCGCAGTCGGTGGAGGCTGCGGTGCGCAAGGTACCGGGCGTCAGCAGTGCCTATGCAGAACGGGTTGCGGGTGGCTACTACGTGGACATCGTGCCGCGCCGTGAGCAGCTTGCCCGCTACGGCCTCACCACCGATACGGTGCAGGACGTGATCGCCACCGCACTCGGCGGCGAGACGGTGACCACCACCGTCGAGGGCCTCGAGCGTTACGGCGTGTCGGTGCGCTATGCGCGCGGCCTGCGTGACGATCCGCAGCAGCTCGCCGCCGACGTCTTCGTGCCGACCACGAACGGCCCGATCCCGCTTGGTCAGGTCGCCGACGTGCGCCTCACCCGCGGCGCGCCCGCCATCCGTACCGAGAACGCGCTGCTGGCCGCCTACGTGTACGTGGACACCCGCGACGCCGACCTCGGCGCCTTCGTCAAACGTGCGCAGCAAGTGGTCGCTGCCGAGGTCGAGTTTCCGCAGGGCTACTACGCCACCTGGAGCGGCCAGTTCGAAAACATGGAGCGCGCCAAGGAGAAGATGAAGCTCGTCATCCCGCTCACCCTGGCGCTGATCTTCGTGCTCCTCTACCTCAACTTTCGTCGCCTGGCGGAGACCCTGATCGTGATGCTGTCCGTGCCCTTCGCCCTCGTCGGTGGGGTGTGGCTGATGTGGTGGCTGGGCTACCAGATGAGCGTGGCGGTGGCGGTGGGTTTCATCGCGCTCGCGGGGGTGGCGGCCGAGACCGGCGTGATCATGCTCATCTACCTCGATCAGGCGTGGAAGGCAGTGCGTGCGCGCAGGCAGGCCGAAGGCGGCGAAGCAGGCGTCGGTGATCTCTACGAGGCGATCATGCATGGCGCGGTGGAGCGCGTGCGGCCGAAGATGATGACCGTAGTGGCGATCATGGCGGGCCTGTTGCCCATCATGTGGAGCACCGGTACCGGCAGCGAGGTCATGAGCCGCATCGCTGCACCGATGGTGGGCGGCATGGTGTCGTCAACGGTGCTCACGCTGGCGGTGATCCCGGCGCTGTATGCGCTCGTCAAGCAGTGGGAATTGCGCCGCAACGCCCGTAAAGCGCCAGCAATCGCGCTGGTGACGCAGTTGTGA
- a CDS encoding efflux RND transporter periplasmic adaptor subunit has product MSAAARMTAIAVGLAIAAGAGYWVAQLQQGAAQAPLAGAPQAAAESESPSTAERKILYYRNPMGLPDTSPEPKKDSMGMDYVPVYADDRADDTGVVVVSPARMQTLGVKTAEVELGAVDATVRASGRIEIDERSQVVVAPRFEGWIERLHVNAVGDPVKKGQPLFTAYSPELQAAGEELRIADRLAEQSAAHDALASASARRLAAATRTRLRNLEVAGQTGARQVFHAPVSGVVLDKPALQGGRFMPGEALFRIADLSKVWVIANVYEQDLARVHVGQSASITLDAFPGRSFEARVAFLYPSLDAATRSTPIRLELDNAQGLLRPGMFAQLTLAVGDTSAKTVVPSSAIIDDGARQIVLMALPEGRFKAQPVKLGQRGRDRVEVLEGLTVGERVVVSANFLIDSESQLKAALSNLVAADGADAPGGADRASATRYEAEGTLDAVDAETGSLTLTHGEIPALKWPAMTMDFAIADLERVKAIAPGTAVRFSFEEGEPGEYIITHIEAATAGAAVPAAAHSGGH; this is encoded by the coding sequence ATGAGCGCTGCTGCCCGAATGACGGCGATCGCCGTGGGCCTCGCGATCGCGGCGGGTGCCGGATACTGGGTCGCACAACTGCAACAGGGCGCAGCCCAGGCGCCACTGGCTGGCGCGCCTCAGGCAGCCGCCGAGAGCGAATCGCCATCGACCGCCGAGCGCAAGATCCTCTACTACCGCAACCCGATGGGCCTGCCCGACACCTCGCCCGAGCCCAAGAAGGATTCGATGGGCATGGACTACGTCCCGGTCTATGCCGACGACCGCGCCGACGATACGGGCGTGGTCGTCGTCAGCCCGGCGCGCATGCAGACGCTGGGCGTAAAGACGGCCGAAGTCGAGCTGGGCGCGGTGGACGCCACGGTGCGTGCAAGTGGGCGGATCGAGATCGACGAGCGCAGCCAGGTGGTGGTCGCACCGCGCTTCGAGGGCTGGATCGAGCGCCTGCACGTCAACGCCGTCGGTGACCCGGTGAAGAAGGGCCAGCCGCTATTCACCGCCTACAGTCCCGAACTGCAGGCCGCAGGCGAGGAGCTGCGCATTGCCGACCGGCTGGCCGAGCAAAGTGCGGCGCATGATGCGCTCGCGAGCGCATCCGCCCGCCGTCTGGCGGCGGCGACGCGCACGCGTTTGCGCAACCTCGAAGTGGCCGGCCAGACCGGGGCGCGTCAGGTGTTCCATGCGCCGGTGAGCGGCGTCGTGCTCGACAAGCCCGCGCTCCAGGGCGGGCGCTTCATGCCTGGTGAGGCGCTGTTTCGCATCGCTGATTTGTCGAAGGTGTGGGTCATCGCCAACGTCTACGAACAGGATCTCGCCCGCGTGCACGTCGGCCAGAGCGCCTCGATCACGCTCGACGCCTTTCCGGGGCGCAGCTTCGAGGCCCGTGTCGCCTTTCTCTATCCCAGCCTCGATGCCGCCACCCGCAGCACGCCGATCAGACTCGAGCTCGACAATGCGCAAGGGCTGTTGCGCCCCGGCATGTTCGCCCAGCTCACCCTTGCCGTTGGTGACACGAGCGCAAAAACGGTGGTGCCAAGCTCGGCCATCATCGACGACGGCGCGCGCCAGATCGTGCTCATGGCGCTCCCCGAGGGCCGCTTCAAGGCGCAGCCAGTAAAACTCGGGCAGCGCGGTCGCGACCGCGTCGAAGTGCTCGAAGGCCTGACGGTGGGCGAGCGCGTCGTCGTGTCCGCCAACTTCCTCATCGATTCGGAAAGCCAGCTCAAGGCGGCCTTGTCGAATCTGGTGGCGGCCGATGGCGCCGATGCGCCGGGGGGCGCTGATCGCGCCAGCGCCACGCGCTACGAGGCAGAAGGCACGCTCGATGCCGTGGACGCCGAAACCGGCAGCCTCACCCTGACCCACGGCGAGATCCCCGCATTGAAGTGGCCTGCCATGACCATGGACTTCGCCATCGCCGACCTGGAGCGGGTGAAGGCCATCGCGCCCGGCACGGCGGTACGTTTCAGCTTCGAGGAGGGAGAGCCGGGCGAGTACATCATCACCCACATCGAAGCGGCCACAGCCGGCGCCGCAGTCCCCGCTGCCGCCCACAGCGGAGGCCACTGA
- a CDS encoding TolC family protein gives MKPRLSPLANHLARRSAFALLFAITLGSASAFGQDPAAAPALGASALSLIEFARQSNPGFAAARAEAAAVHERTTPAGALPDPTFEVELMDATNTMNNRSASLLPGQVGQTRYRITQPLPGWGKRELAVKAAAAQAIQAEAIEDIAWAELAARIETLWLRYYAADRELAHGREALALLQGLEDISLARYKLGLLPQQAVLRMQREITSQRLALVEIEQRRKGLAAGLNGLLGRAHDAPLALPLDPEPLPDGLEASALFQAASSANPEVIAAANGIEVARAERERTYRDRLPDFAVGLTNNRPYEGKASWDVMFEVMIPLQQSSRRAKEREAEYMLMAAEARREDARARATGELGNAWSMYTRGRETLRLLDHTLLPQAQATRDASRAALSSGTVDFDSVIEADRQLIDIRTRRLLTELDTRLALTEIKKLTGESQ, from the coding sequence ATGAAACCGCGTCTGTCCCCTCTTGCCAATCACCTCGCTCGCCGCTCGGCGTTCGCCCTGCTCTTCGCCATCACCCTTGGTAGCGCGAGCGCTTTCGGCCAGGACCCGGCCGCCGCGCCCGCGCTCGGTGCCAGCGCCCTGTCCTTGATCGAGTTTGCCCGCCAAAGCAATCCCGGCTTCGCCGCCGCCCGCGCCGAAGCCGCCGCTGTGCACGAGCGCACGACACCTGCTGGCGCCTTGCCTGACCCCACTTTCGAAGTGGAGTTGATGGACGCCACCAACACCATGAACAATCGCTCGGCGTCCTTGCTGCCCGGCCAGGTGGGCCAGACGCGTTATCGCATCACCCAGCCGCTGCCCGGCTGGGGCAAACGCGAGCTGGCGGTGAAGGCCGCTGCGGCGCAGGCGATCCAGGCCGAAGCCATAGAGGACATCGCGTGGGCCGAGTTGGCGGCCAGGATCGAGACGCTGTGGCTGCGTTATTACGCGGCCGATCGGGAACTCGCCCACGGCCGCGAGGCCCTCGCCCTGCTGCAGGGGCTCGAAGACATCAGCCTCGCACGTTACAAGCTTGGCCTGCTGCCGCAGCAGGCGGTGCTGCGCATGCAGCGCGAAATCACCAGCCAACGCCTGGCACTGGTCGAGATCGAGCAGCGCCGCAAGGGTCTGGCCGCGGGCCTGAACGGGCTGCTCGGTCGCGCACACGATGCGCCGCTGGCCCTGCCGCTCGACCCTGAACCGCTCCCCGATGGTCTGGAGGCCAGCGCCCTGTTCCAGGCGGCGAGCAGCGCCAATCCCGAGGTGATCGCCGCTGCCAACGGCATCGAGGTCGCACGTGCCGAGCGTGAGCGCACCTATCGCGATCGCCTGCCGGATTTTGCCGTGGGCCTGACCAACAATCGGCCCTACGAGGGCAAAGCCTCATGGGACGTGATGTTCGAAGTGATGATCCCCTTGCAGCAATCGAGCCGACGCGCGAAGGAGCGCGAAGCGGAGTACATGCTGATGGCGGCCGAGGCGCGGCGTGAGGACGCCAGGGCCCGCGCTACCGGCGAACTCGGTAACGCCTGGTCGATGTACACCCGGGGGCGCGAGACCTTGCGCCTGCTCGATCACACCTTGCTGCCGCAGGCGCAGGCCACCCGCGATGCGAGCCGCGCAGCGCTCTCCAGCGGCACGGTCGATTTCGACAGCGTGATCGAGGCCGACCGTCAGCTCATCGACATCCGCACCCGGCGACTGCTGACCGAGCTCGATACCCGCCTCGCCCTTACCGAAATCAAGAAACTGACAGGGGAATCACAATGA
- a CDS encoding copper-binding protein: MKKILVTSALLTMLGAIAPAAFAQADHGAHHGSASAPAEAEAKLAEGTVKKIDKSAGKLTIAHGPLVTLGMPAMTMVFRAADAAMLDQVKVGDKIRFAAESVGGALTVTALEAVP; this comes from the coding sequence ATGAAGAAAATCCTTGTCACCTCTGCATTGCTGACGATGCTTGGCGCGATCGCCCCTGCAGCGTTTGCGCAGGCCGATCATGGTGCACACCACGGCAGTGCGAGCGCCCCGGCCGAGGCTGAGGCCAAACTCGCCGAGGGCACGGTCAAGAAAATCGACAAGTCGGCGGGCAAGCTCACCATTGCGCACGGACCGTTGGTGACCCTCGGCATGCCGGCGATGACCATGGTGTTCCGCGCTGCCGATGCGGCCATGCTCGACCAGGTCAAGGTTGGCGACAAGATCCGCTTTGCAGCGGAAAGCGTCGGTGGCGCGCTGACGGTGACGGCGCTTGAGGCGGTGCCGTGA
- a CDS encoding heavy metal sensor histidine kinase, which produces MRRSLSQPVSLTARLAILFATLSAGLLVIAGIFFGRMLDTHFQELDVHELQGKLTLIRTALQGDSLPSASSGRMAALENSFVGHDNVGVLLRALDGRVLGVIHPEHFTPEQLRSEQLGASHPPQAVTNWEVDGRPHRGLEVRIKLPQHPTDSDTADALDALVALDLSHHTHFLASVRNATWAGVAIAAFIAALVGWFAAHRGLAPLRRVTATASALSAQQLGQRLNENDAPREVREHVEAFNGMLERLEAAFQRLADYSADIAHELRTPISNLMTQTQVALSRPRSNDEYQDILASNIEEYERIARMVSDMLFLAKAEHNTLAQDSAPIDLAREADALIDFYEALAEEHRIRIVRSGTAVVAGDRLMLRRALSNLLSNALRHTPDGGQITIAIDIAADGAAVGLSVVNVGDPIAPDQLERIFDRFHRGSSLRERHGEGAGLGLAITRLIAQAHGGEVLARSKRGDDHVHDQLAASTSTFRGLRQRRRLKHESPPRRSMQKGRRP; this is translated from the coding sequence ATGCGCCGATCGCTGTCGCAACCGGTGTCGCTGACCGCGCGCCTGGCGATCCTTTTCGCCACGCTGAGCGCAGGCTTGCTCGTGATCGCGGGGATCTTCTTCGGGCGCATGCTCGATACACACTTCCAGGAGCTGGATGTGCATGAGCTGCAGGGCAAGCTCACGCTCATCCGCACTGCCTTGCAAGGCGACAGCCTCCCCAGCGCAAGCTCGGGGCGGATGGCCGCACTGGAAAATTCCTTCGTCGGACACGACAACGTCGGCGTCCTGTTGCGTGCGCTCGATGGTCGCGTGCTTGGAGTCATCCATCCCGAGCATTTCACCCCCGAGCAGCTCAGGTCCGAACAATTGGGCGCAAGCCATCCTCCCCAAGCCGTCACAAACTGGGAGGTCGATGGACGCCCGCATCGGGGGCTGGAGGTTCGAATCAAGCTGCCACAGCACCCGACAGACTCGGACACGGCAGACGCTCTGGACGCGCTCGTCGCCCTTGACCTATCACATCACACGCACTTCCTAGCCTCGGTTCGCAACGCGACCTGGGCGGGCGTGGCCATTGCGGCCTTCATTGCCGCTCTGGTCGGCTGGTTTGCGGCGCACCGGGGGCTTGCGCCCTTGCGCCGGGTGACCGCAACCGCAAGCGCGCTTTCGGCGCAGCAATTGGGACAGCGACTCAACGAGAACGATGCGCCGCGCGAGGTGCGCGAGCACGTCGAAGCCTTCAACGGCATGCTCGAGCGGCTGGAGGCGGCCTTTCAGCGTCTGGCCGACTATTCGGCCGACATTGCCCACGAACTGCGCACACCGATCTCGAACCTGATGACTCAGACTCAGGTTGCGCTATCCAGGCCGCGCTCGAACGATGAATATCAGGACATCCTGGCTTCAAATATTGAGGAGTACGAGCGCATCGCACGCATGGTGAGCGACATGCTCTTCCTTGCCAAGGCGGAGCACAACACGCTGGCGCAAGACAGCGCACCGATCGACCTTGCGCGCGAGGCGGACGCACTTATCGATTTCTACGAAGCGCTGGCCGAGGAGCACCGCATCCGCATCGTGCGGAGCGGCACGGCGGTGGTGGCTGGCGACCGGTTGATGCTGCGGCGTGCGCTGTCGAATCTGCTGTCGAACGCGCTGCGCCATACGCCCGACGGCGGACAGATCACGATCGCCATCGACATCGCAGCGGACGGCGCTGCGGTTGGGCTCAGCGTAGTCAACGTGGGTGATCCCATCGCGCCCGATCAGCTCGAGCGCATCTTCGACCGCTTCCACCGCGGCAGCAGTCTGCGCGAGCGCCATGGCGAAGGCGCCGGGCTGGGGCTGGCCATCACGCGTTTGATCGCGCAGGCGCACGGCGGCGAGGTGCTGGCGCGCTCAAAACGCGGGGACGACCACGTTCACGATCAGCTTGCCGCTTCGACCAGCACCTTCCGGGGCTTGAGACAGCGACGGAGACTTAAGCACGAATCTCCACCACGGCGGTCGATGCAAAAAGGTCGGCGACCTTAA